The following are encoded in a window of Candidatus Omnitrophota bacterium genomic DNA:
- a CDS encoding PilT/PilU family type 4a pilus ATPase — MAVSAKPTMESLLRFVVEQGATDLHLSANLPPHLRLDDRLVPMDYSPLTGDDVRELAYSLLSPDKIERFERWKELDFAFSIEGLARFRANYFIQQGYVGVAIRMLPFRIMTFSELGLPVKVLTDFVTKPKGLILITGATGSGKTTTLAAMVDYLNTNNDYHIVTIEDPIEYTHMSKRSIIDQREVGNDTQSFAQGLKHVLRQDPDIILIGEMRDLETIETALIVAETGHLVLATLHTSDAVQTVNRIVDVFPAHQQNQVRVQLSLELLGVISQQLIPKASGRGRVLAGEVLVVNHAVRSLIREQKIHQIYSVIQTGQKEGMRTMNQSLYELYMNRVISLDDAMGRSTDPDDLMRLVNR, encoded by the coding sequence ATGGCCGTATCGGCGAAACCGACGATGGAAAGTTTGCTGCGGTTCGTGGTGGAGCAGGGGGCCACGGATCTGCACCTCTCCGCGAATCTCCCGCCGCATCTGCGGCTCGATGACCGGCTGGTCCCCATGGATTATTCGCCCCTGACGGGCGATGACGTGCGGGAGCTGGCCTACAGCCTGCTCTCGCCGGATAAGATCGAGCGCTTCGAGCGATGGAAGGAGCTCGATTTTGCGTTTTCCATCGAGGGACTGGCCCGGTTCCGCGCCAACTACTTCATTCAGCAAGGCTATGTCGGGGTGGCCATCCGCATGCTGCCGTTTCGCATCATGACGTTTTCGGAGCTGGGACTGCCGGTCAAGGTCTTGACCGATTTCGTGACGAAGCCGAAGGGGCTGATTCTGATCACGGGGGCGACCGGCTCCGGCAAGACCACGACCCTGGCCGCCATGGTCGACTACCTCAATACCAACAACGACTACCACATCGTGACGATCGAAGACCCGATCGAGTACACCCATATGAGCAAGCGATCCATCATCGACCAGCGCGAGGTGGGCAACGATACCCAGTCCTTCGCCCAGGGGCTCAAGCACGTGCTGCGCCAAGATCCCGACATCATTCTCATCGGTGAAATGCGCGATCTGGAAACGATTGAAACGGCCTTGATTGTCGCTGAAACCGGGCACTTGGTGCTGGCCACGCTGCACACCTCCGACGCGGTGCAGACGGTCAACCGTATCGTCGACGTCTTCCCGGCGCATCAGCAAAACCAGGTGCGTGTCCAGCTCTCCTTGGAGCTCTTGGGCGTCATCTCCCAGCAGCTGATTCCAAAAGCCAGCGGGCGGGGGCGGGTGCTGGCCGGCGAAGTCCTTGTCGTGAATCATGCGGTGCGGTCGTTGATCCGCGAGCAGAAAATCCACCAGATCTATTCGGTGATTCAGACCGGCCAGAAGGAAGGCATGCGCACGATGAACCAATCGCTCTACGAGCTGTACATGAACCGGGTGATCAGCTTGGATGACGCGATGGGACGCTCCACGGATCCCGACGATCTCATGCGGCTCGTGAACCGATAA
- the tadA gene encoding Flp pilus assembly complex ATPase component TadA has translation MLPPRDSAGGGQGSVGSGQSSASAGPISARGSINVSAERTETMTTTSLKERVINVLLARQLVKQEQLDEAFAHQRDHGGSLQKILVERGLVNEGDFIAAVSQGLGIPPISLARLKLDPMLRGLISREMAVQYQLVPVSCIGQTLTIAMADPLNIFALDTISTLTGLSINPLLTNAKEIQDAIDQYYGVGVEETLRDMVQKAESTAETARSADDADPERLLRQTQDAPVVTFTNAIITKAVRMHASDLLIEPRESTVRVRYRVDGVLQDGEAPPKNLHAAIVSRIKVMSELNIAERRLPQDGHFNFRVDERLIDFRVSILPTNFGGNVCLRILDKGEVKLNIDTLGFSARDLERLKECAQHPHGLLLSTGPTGSGKTTTLYSLLKMIDSPSRNLVTVEDPVEFELDGVNQVNVKTDIGLTFARALRSILRQDPDVIMIGEIRDAEAADMAIKSALTGHLVLSTLHTNSAAGSVVRLTNMGMEPFLINSCLMVVVGQRLVRRVCQKCAQTYQPPKGLAARLGLVDEQGEPLSLARGKGCKACFDSGYAGREVIAETMVMSPEIRALVMKRAPEREIETVARSQGMNTLREQGLAKVVAHLTTLDEIFRTTLGEVVGD, from the coding sequence ATGCTACCGCCCCGCGACTCGGCCGGCGGCGGCCAAGGCTCCGTCGGCAGCGGCCAAAGCTCCGCCAGCGCCGGCCCCATCAGCGCCCGCGGCTCCATCAACGTCTCCGCCGAGCGAACCGAAACGATGACCACGACGAGCCTGAAGGAACGCGTCATCAACGTCTTGCTCGCGCGGCAGCTCGTCAAGCAAGAGCAGCTCGATGAAGCCTTCGCCCACCAGCGGGACCACGGCGGCAGCCTGCAGAAAATCTTGGTGGAGCGCGGCTTGGTCAACGAGGGCGACTTTATCGCCGCGGTCAGCCAAGGGTTAGGGATCCCCCCCATCAGCCTCGCTCGGCTGAAGCTTGACCCGATGCTTCGGGGCCTCATTTCCCGCGAGATGGCGGTCCAATACCAGCTCGTGCCGGTCTCCTGCATCGGGCAGACCTTGACCATCGCCATGGCCGATCCGCTCAACATTTTCGCCCTGGACACCATCTCAACGCTCACCGGGCTGTCCATTAATCCGCTGCTCACCAACGCCAAGGAAATTCAGGATGCGATCGACCAGTACTACGGTGTTGGGGTGGAGGAAACGCTTCGCGACATGGTCCAAAAGGCGGAGAGCACCGCGGAAACCGCGCGGTCCGCCGATGACGCGGATCCGGAGCGGCTGCTGCGCCAAACGCAGGATGCCCCGGTCGTGACGTTCACCAACGCCATCATCACGAAAGCCGTCCGCATGCACGCCTCGGATCTGTTGATCGAGCCGCGCGAGTCGACGGTGCGCGTCCGCTACCGGGTCGATGGCGTCCTGCAAGATGGGGAGGCTCCCCCGAAGAATCTGCACGCGGCGATCGTCTCGCGCATCAAGGTGATGTCCGAGCTGAACATCGCGGAGCGCCGGCTGCCGCAGGACGGGCACTTTAATTTCCGGGTCGATGAGCGCCTCATCGATTTCCGCGTCTCGATTCTCCCCACCAACTTCGGCGGCAACGTGTGCTTGAGGATCCTGGACAAAGGGGAAGTCAAGCTCAACATCGACACGCTGGGTTTTTCCGCGCGGGATCTTGAGCGGCTCAAAGAGTGCGCGCAGCATCCGCACGGGCTGCTGCTCTCCACCGGGCCGACCGGCTCCGGAAAAACCACGACCCTCTACTCCTTGCTCAAAATGATCGACTCGCCGAGCCGGAATCTGGTGACGGTCGAGGATCCGGTTGAATTCGAGCTGGATGGCGTCAACCAGGTCAACGTGAAAACCGACATCGGGCTCACCTTCGCCAGAGCTCTTCGGTCGATTCTGCGGCAGGATCCGGATGTGATCATGATCGGCGAGATCCGCGACGCCGAGGCGGCGGACATGGCGATCAAATCCGCGCTCACCGGGCATCTCGTGCTGAGCACGCTGCATACCAACAGCGCTGCCGGCTCGGTGGTGCGCCTGACCAACATGGGCATGGAGCCGTTTCTCATCAATTCCTGTTTGATGGTGGTCGTGGGGCAGCGCCTGGTGCGGCGGGTGTGCCAGAAATGCGCCCAGACCTACCAGCCGCCCAAGGGCCTGGCGGCGCGGCTGGGGTTGGTGGACGAGCAAGGCGAGCCGCTGTCCTTGGCGCGAGGCAAGGGGTGCAAGGCCTGTTTCGATTCGGGCTACGCGGGCCGCGAGGTGATCGCGGAAACGATGGTCATGAGCCCGGAGATCCGCGCCTTAGTCATGAAACGAGCGCCGGAACGGGAAATCGAAACGGTGGCGCGCAGCCAGGGCATGAACACGCTGCGCGAGCAGGGCCTGGCGAAGGTGGTGGCGCACCTGACGACGTTGGATGAAATTTTCCGGACAACCCTCGGCGAGGTGGTCGGAGATTAA
- a CDS encoding ATP-binding protein — MNKNELIAILNDWNFWRRELETGVPRHQYLASVKRFLDTNQVLTITGPRRAGKSFLMRQAAWALTKDGVRTENILIANFEDPRFPELTIKLLEQLYETYLEFLTPKGPVYLFLDEVQEIDGWERWVRYMHELKKAKLVVSGSNAKLLSRELGTLLTGRHLDVTVFPLSFTEFLAFNGVAVNDRLDLLNKRVEIQGLLRKYLEFGAFPEVSLSQQKQAILLSYFEDLVTKDLLRRFKVRKPQELKALIKHYLSHVATLTTFHSLAKFLKLSPGTVEKFSSYLEQVYLVFFVKRFSFKVREQEKNPRKVYAIDTGLSNTVGFRFSENIGRLAENVVFLHLKRQQVLHPDAELYYWKDLHHREVDFVIKEGTKVKQLIQVCWHVEDARTKDRELRSLVKAMEELKVSRSLVITEEHEAEEQFKGRRIAFTPLWKWLLG, encoded by the coding sequence ATGAACAAAAATGAGCTGATCGCGATCCTCAATGACTGGAACTTCTGGCGCAGGGAGCTGGAGACCGGCGTTCCTCGACACCAGTATCTGGCGAGTGTTAAGCGGTTCCTTGACACGAATCAGGTGCTCACGATTACCGGGCCCCGACGCGCGGGAAAGTCCTTCCTCATGCGACAGGCGGCTTGGGCCTTGACCAAAGACGGCGTGCGCACGGAGAACATCCTGATCGCGAATTTTGAGGATCCGCGGTTTCCGGAGCTGACGATCAAACTCCTTGAGCAGCTGTATGAAACCTATCTCGAATTTCTCACGCCCAAAGGTCCGGTCTATCTCTTCCTGGATGAAGTGCAAGAGATTGACGGGTGGGAGCGATGGGTCCGATACATGCACGAACTCAAGAAAGCCAAGCTCGTGGTTTCGGGCTCCAACGCCAAGCTCTTAAGCCGCGAGCTGGGCACGCTATTAACCGGCCGGCACCTCGATGTGACCGTGTTCCCCTTATCCTTCACAGAGTTCCTGGCGTTTAACGGCGTGGCCGTCAACGATCGGCTGGATCTCTTGAACAAGCGAGTGGAAATCCAGGGGCTGTTGCGCAAGTATCTGGAGTTCGGCGCCTTTCCCGAGGTGAGCTTGTCGCAACAGAAGCAGGCGATCTTGCTGAGCTACTTCGAGGACTTGGTCACGAAAGATCTATTGCGGCGCTTCAAGGTCCGCAAGCCGCAGGAACTGAAGGCGCTGATCAAGCACTACCTGAGCCATGTGGCCACGTTGACCACCTTTCATTCGCTGGCGAAATTCTTGAAACTCTCTCCGGGGACGGTGGAGAAGTTCTCCAGCTACCTGGAGCAGGTGTATCTCGTCTTCTTTGTGAAGCGCTTCTCCTTCAAAGTGCGGGAGCAGGAGAAGAATCCCCGCAAAGTCTACGCCATTGACACCGGCCTGAGCAACACGGTTGGCTTCCGATTTTCCGAGAATATCGGACGGCTCGCCGAAAATGTGGTCTTCTTGCACTTGAAGCGTCAGCAGGTCCTTCACCCGGACGCTGAGCTGTATTACTGGAAAGACCTCCATCACCGAGAGGTGGATTTCGTGATCAAGGAAGGCACCAAGGTCAAGCAACTGATTCAGGTTTGCTGGCATGTGGAAGATGCCCGGACCAAGGACCGAGAGCTGCGCAGCCTCGTCAAAGCGATGGAGGAGCTCAAGGTGAGCCGTTCGCTCGTCATCACCGAGGAGCATGAGGCTGAGGAGCAGTTTAAAGGCCGACGGATTGCCTTCACCCCATTATGGAAATGGTTGCTCGGATGA
- a CDS encoding type II secretion system F family protein, producing MATFAYVVKDKAGKTHNGTSDAKSRAALIEQLWKREFVILSIRERSSGGSLVKAGSGKVGTDQIVVFSRQLATMVDSGIPISQALDVLADQMDNRVFGQTLKKIQDDIEAGASLSEAIGRHPKIFSDFFVNMVRAGESSGRLDEILDRVASYVEKVSALQKKVSSSLFYPAFVTILAFGITTFLLIYIVPKFRDIFVSLGGKLPLPTMLLLGLSEFMARYVIYEAILLVMAVIGLKVWLGTPAGRWWFDRTILKVPIIGKLMQKVVIARFSRTLATLIKSGVPILGSLEIVAKTSGNKVVEQAVMTARSSIKEGENIADPLGQSKVFPPMVTRMIAVGEKTGELEKMLVKIADFYESEVDAAITGLTSLIEPAVISFLGLVIGGIVVALFMPIFQISTLIH from the coding sequence ATGGCGACGTTTGCGTATGTCGTGAAAGACAAAGCCGGCAAGACACATAACGGGACCTCAGACGCCAAGTCCCGCGCCGCCCTCATCGAGCAGCTCTGGAAGCGCGAATTCGTCATTCTCTCCATCCGCGAGCGCTCCAGCGGCGGCTCCTTGGTCAAGGCCGGCTCCGGCAAGGTCGGCACGGATCAAATTGTGGTGTTTTCGCGCCAGCTCGCCACGATGGTGGACAGCGGCATTCCGATTTCGCAAGCCTTGGATGTGCTCGCCGACCAGATGGACAATCGCGTCTTCGGGCAAACACTGAAGAAAATCCAGGATGACATCGAGGCCGGGGCGAGCCTTTCCGAGGCCATCGGACGGCACCCGAAGATTTTCTCCGACTTTTTCGTCAATATGGTGCGGGCAGGCGAGTCCTCAGGGCGGCTCGATGAAATCCTTGACCGGGTCGCCAGCTACGTCGAGAAAGTCAGCGCGCTCCAGAAGAAAGTCTCCAGCAGCCTCTTTTACCCGGCCTTCGTCACCATCCTGGCATTCGGTATTACCACGTTCCTCCTCATCTACATCGTGCCGAAGTTTCGCGATATCTTCGTTTCCCTGGGAGGCAAGCTGCCCTTGCCGACCATGCTCCTCTTAGGGCTCAGCGAGTTTATGGCGCGCTACGTGATTTATGAAGCGATCCTCCTCGTGATGGCGGTTATCGGCTTGAAGGTTTGGCTGGGCACCCCGGCGGGCCGGTGGTGGTTCGACCGCACGATCTTGAAAGTCCCGATCATCGGCAAGCTCATGCAGAAAGTGGTGATTGCCCGGTTTTCCCGCACCTTAGCGACCTTGATCAAATCCGGCGTGCCCATCCTTGGGTCGCTGGAAATCGTCGCCAAGACCTCCGGCAACAAAGTCGTTGAGCAGGCCGTGATGACCGCCCGCTCCAGCATCAAGGAGGGGGAAAATATCGCCGATCCGCTGGGGCAGAGCAAAGTCTTTCCGCCGATGGTCACCCGCATGATCGCCGTCGGCGAGAAGACCGGCGAGCTGGAGAAGATGCTGGTCAAAATCGCCGACTTTTATGAGAGCGAAGTCGACGCGGCCATCACCGGGCTCACCAGCCTGATTGAGCCTGCGGTGATCTCATTTTTGGGCCTCGTGATCGGCGGCATCGTCGTCGCCCTCTTCATGCCCATCTTCCAAATCTCCACTCTTATCCATTAG
- a CDS encoding SDR family NAD(P)-dependent oxidoreductase — protein MWNHRHVLVTGGASFIGSHLVDALVAKGARVRVVDNLSSGKLENLRSHLEQETIEFRQGDLLAPDIAQAAVQGISIVFHLAADHGGRGYVDLHQVACSTNLLLDSQLFRMACEAGVEKVVFASSGCVYPNHLQMDPRQELYLTEEMVGPPYDADNMYGWAKLMAELTLKAYYRERGMKSASCRYFTVYGPRGVENHAVIAMIARAFIKEDPFVVWGTGEQVRNWTYVDDIVSGTILAAERIDDGTAVNLGTTERIRVIDAAQQILRYTGHEAPIRLAPEMPTGPLNRVADNQLAKRLLGWAPCVPFHEGVCRTIDWYFADRQRDEVASNLQSLLTER, from the coding sequence ATGTGGAATCATCGCCATGTGTTAGTGACAGGAGGCGCTTCCTTTATTGGATCGCATCTTGTCGATGCCCTGGTGGCCAAGGGTGCCCGGGTGCGGGTGGTCGACAACCTTTCCAGCGGCAAGCTGGAGAACCTGCGTTCGCATCTTGAGCAAGAAACCATTGAGTTCCGCCAGGGCGATTTGCTCGCTCCCGATATAGCCCAAGCGGCGGTGCAGGGGATCAGCATCGTCTTTCACCTCGCGGCGGATCATGGGGGGCGGGGCTACGTCGATCTCCATCAAGTCGCCTGTTCCACCAACCTCCTCTTAGATAGCCAACTCTTTCGAATGGCCTGCGAAGCCGGCGTCGAAAAGGTCGTCTTTGCCTCCTCAGGCTGCGTCTATCCAAACCACCTCCAAATGGACCCGCGGCAGGAGCTGTATCTGACCGAGGAGATGGTGGGTCCGCCATATGACGCCGACAACATGTACGGATGGGCCAAACTCATGGCCGAGCTGACGCTGAAAGCCTACTATCGGGAGCGCGGCATGAAGTCGGCCTCCTGCCGGTACTTCACCGTCTATGGGCCCCGCGGGGTGGAGAATCACGCGGTGATCGCCATGATCGCCCGCGCCTTTATCAAGGAAGACCCCTTTGTGGTCTGGGGCACGGGAGAGCAAGTGCGGAACTGGACCTATGTGGATGATATCGTCTCCGGCACGATCCTCGCGGCCGAGCGGATCGATGACGGCACGGCCGTCAATCTTGGGACCACGGAGCGCATCCGCGTCATCGATGCCGCCCAGCAGATTCTTCGCTACACCGGACACGAGGCTCCCATCCGCTTGGCTCCGGAGATGCCCACCGGGCCGTTAAATCGCGTCGCCGATAACCAGCTCGCAAAGCGCTTGCTGGGATGGGCGCCCTGCGTCCCCTTCCACGAAGGGGTCTGCCGCACCATCGACTGGTACTTTGCCGATCGCCAGCGTGACGAAGTTGCAAGCAATCTTCAGAGTCTTCTCACCGAGCGATGA
- the tadA gene encoding Flp pilus assembly complex ATPase component TadA translates to MISFKQRITEILIEQKLATPEQIESIVNDAVQTKKSFARLLIDRGVVNESKLTELLSKELGLPMISLAKYRIDPNVAKSIPERMARQYRLIALSKFGNRMVVAMADPMNIFAIDDLKVLTQVAIDPVLSPETDILRAIEQIYASPTSLSETPEGETQDVAVTKDDNIDTAVALLLNEAGAVDEAPVVKVINLMVMEAMRRHASDIHLEPMKNLLRVRYRIDGHLMEIHRLPRAVQSPILTRLKIMSGLDITEWRLPQDGRFKVRVDDKEVDFRVSVLPITNGGKVVLRLLDKANLSMGLDYLGFTPASIEQFKMAIKRPYGMILVTGPTGSGKSTTLYSVLNVLASKTKNLITIEDPVEYQIEGVTQMQVNTDIGLTFAGGLRTILRQSPDVVMIGEIRDFETADIAMKASLTGQLVLSTLHTNDAPSAVTRLIDMGVEPFLVASSVSLIQAQRLVRKLCTKCRERVDPPAELLERLKIAPSPEATFYRAKGCRLCRDTGYRGRMGIVEVFPVDERVRELIVARAQSWQIKEHAVKELKMVPLRQDGFHKAEQGLTTLEEVVAVTTEE, encoded by the coding sequence ATGATTAGTTTCAAGCAGCGCATCACCGAGATTCTCATCGAGCAGAAGCTGGCCACGCCGGAGCAGATTGAATCGATTGTGAATGATGCCGTGCAGACCAAAAAGAGCTTTGCGCGCCTGCTGATCGATCGTGGTGTGGTCAATGAATCAAAGCTCACCGAGCTGCTCTCCAAAGAGCTCGGCCTGCCCATGATTTCCCTCGCGAAATACCGCATCGATCCGAACGTGGCCAAGAGCATCCCTGAGCGGATGGCGCGCCAGTATCGCCTGATCGCGCTGTCGAAATTCGGCAATCGGATGGTCGTCGCCATGGCCGACCCCATGAATATTTTTGCGATCGATGACCTCAAGGTCCTGACCCAGGTGGCCATCGATCCGGTCCTCTCGCCGGAGACCGACATCCTCCGAGCCATCGAGCAAATCTACGCCAGCCCCACCTCGCTCTCCGAGACGCCCGAGGGGGAGACGCAGGATGTGGCGGTGACGAAGGACGACAACATTGACACCGCGGTCGCCCTCCTCCTGAATGAAGCGGGGGCGGTGGATGAGGCGCCCGTGGTGAAAGTCATCAACCTGATGGTGATGGAAGCCATGCGCCGGCATGCCTCCGATATCCATCTGGAGCCGATGAAGAATCTGCTGCGCGTCCGCTATCGCATTGACGGGCATCTGATGGAGATCCACCGGCTGCCCCGCGCGGTCCAAAGCCCGATCCTCACGCGGCTGAAAATCATGTCAGGGTTGGACATCACGGAGTGGCGGCTGCCGCAAGACGGCCGGTTCAAGGTCCGCGTGGATGACAAAGAGGTGGATTTCCGCGTCTCCGTGCTGCCGATCACCAACGGCGGGAAAGTGGTGCTGCGGCTGCTGGATAAGGCGAACCTCTCCATGGGGCTGGACTATCTCGGATTCACGCCCGCATCGATTGAGCAATTCAAGATGGCGATCAAGCGGCCCTACGGGATGATCCTGGTGACCGGGCCGACCGGCTCGGGGAAATCCACCACGCTCTATTCGGTGCTGAACGTCTTGGCCAGCAAGACGAAGAACCTCATCACGATTGAGGATCCGGTCGAATATCAAATTGAGGGCGTGACCCAGATGCAGGTCAACACAGACATCGGCCTGACCTTCGCCGGCGGCTTGCGGACCATCCTGCGGCAAAGCCCTGATGTGGTGATGATCGGAGAAATCCGCGACTTTGAGACCGCGGATATCGCCATGAAAGCCAGCCTCACCGGCCAGCTCGTGCTCTCGACCCTGCACACCAACGACGCGCCCTCGGCCGTGACGCGCCTCATCGACATGGGCGTCGAGCCGTTTCTGGTGGCCTCCAGTGTGAGCCTCATTCAAGCGCAGCGGCTCGTGCGGAAGCTGTGCACCAAGTGCCGCGAGCGGGTGGATCCGCCGGCCGAGCTGCTGGAGCGGCTGAAAATTGCGCCGTCACCGGAGGCGACATTTTACCGGGCGAAAGGCTGCCGGTTGTGCCGCGATACCGGCTACCGGGGGCGGATGGGCATCGTGGAGGTCTTCCCGGTGGATGAGCGGGTGCGGGAGCTGATCGTCGCCCGCGCGCAATCGTGGCAAATCAAAGAGCATGCCGTGAAAGAGCTGAAGATGGTTCCGTTGCGGCAGGACGGGTTTCACAAAGCGGAGCAGGGCCTCACGACCTTGGAAGAGGTCGTGGCCGTCACGACCGAGGAATAA